The nucleotide sequence TCGCCGCCACGAAGACCGACGTCACTTCCTGGATATCAAGCAGCTCAAGCTCGACACCGCCGGCACGGTGCGCGGCAAAGTGGTCGCCGCCGGACTCCACCGCTTCAAACGGAGCTCCAAAACCGTCTTTGAGCTCATCGTCGAGGATGGGACCGCTCGACTCCACTGTCGCTGGTGGAACCTCCCCTACATGCAGAACTACTTCCGGGTGGGGGACGAGGTGTTCGTCTACGGCAAACCGGTGTCAATGAAACCGCGGACGATCGACCACCCTGAAACCGAGGTGATCGACCAAGGGGTCGATAGCTATGTGCACGTCAATAGGATCGTGCCCATCTACCCCCTCACCGAAGGATTGCCACAACGCTGGCTGCGTCATTTCATCTGGCAAAAGCTGGCGGAGTTCGCCGACCAGATCCCGGAGTTATGGCCCGATCTTCCCATGCCGAATCGACCGTCGCGCGCTCAGGCGATCCGGTGGATTCATTTCCCCGAGGAAATGGACCTGCTCAAGCGAGGACGCGAGCGGCTCGCCGTCGACGAGTTCATCGGCCTTCAGATCCTGCTGAAGACGCGTCGACGCAATCTGGAGTCGCATTCGAAAGGAATCCCCTGTTCCGGCGACAACCACCTGATCAAGCCCTTCCTGCATCGGTTGGGCTTTACCCTCACTTCCGGTCAGACCGAAGTGCTCAAGGAGATTCGACGCGACCTTGGTGGCGCTCACCCCATGCGGCGACTTCTGCAGGGGGATGTCGGATGCGGCAAAACCGTTGTGGCCGCCTGCTCCGCGCTGATGACGCTGGAAAGCGGTCACAGCGTGGCACTCATGGCGCCGACCGAGATTTTAGCCGAGCAGCACCATCGCAATTTTTCCAAGTGGCTCGCCGGAGCTGAAGTGGATCTAGCGCTCCAGACCGGAAGCCATAAGTCCGGGCGCAGCAAAGAGAGCCTGCTGTCGCCCCATTCAAAGCCCACCCTGTTCATTGGCACTCATGCGCTCATTGAGGACACCTTCCAGATGGACAAGCTGGGACTCGTCATCATCGACGAGCAGCACAAATTTGGCGT is from Verrucomicrobiales bacterium and encodes:
- the recG gene encoding ATP-dependent DNA helicase RecG, translated to MPAAPEPLLTTRLDAFRGVGPDRSAQLARLGLVTLQDLFLHRPRRHEDRRHFLDIKQLKLDTAGTVRGKVVAAGLHRFKRSSKTVFELIVEDGTARLHCRWWNLPYMQNYFRVGDEVFVYGKPVSMKPRTIDHPETEVIDQGVDSYVHVNRIVPIYPLTEGLPQRWLRHFIWQKLAEFADQIPELWPDLPMPNRPSRAQAIRWIHFPEEMDLLKRGRERLAVDEFIGLQILLKTRRRNLESHSKGIPCSGDNHLIKPFLHRLGFTLTSGQTEVLKEIRRDLGGAHPMRRLLQGDVGCGKTVVAACSALMTLESGHSVALMAPTEILAEQHHRNFSKWLAGAEVDLALQTGSHKSGRSKESLLSPHSKPTLFIGTHALIEDTFQMDKLGLVIIDEQHKFGVVQREALLRKGRYPHLLVMTATPIPRTLGLTLYGDLDLSVIRQSPGGRGEVRTYVRSIDRLPKVWEFVRSKLEEGRQAYVVYPRVEEAGKPGMKAVKEQHTQLQALLAPFQVELLHGKLPAEEKQWIVESFRTQKTHVLVATSVIEVGIDVPNASVMVIENAEQFGLAQLHQLRGRIGRGPHASFCILVADLKKEDAQERLKIMEETHDGFRVAEADLLLRGPGELVGREQSGIPDFKFADLRYDLALVEEARPLADLILDRTAEGKGR